The Micromonospora sp. NBC_00421 DNA window CATCCAGGCCTGGGAGTACCAGCCGCTCGGGCCGTTCCTCGGCAAGTCCTTCGCCACCTCGGTCTCCGCCTGGGTGACCCCGCTGGACGCGCTGGCCGACGCGTTCGTGCCGGCCCCGGAGCAGGAACCGGCGGTGCAGGACTACCTGCGGCAGACCCCGCACCTGGGCCTCGACCTGCGGCTTTCGGTCGAGTGGAACGGCGGGCGGGTCACCGAGCCGCCGTTCGCCGGCATGTACTGGACCCCGGCCCAGCAGTTGGCCCACCTCACCGTCAACGGCGCGTCCCTGCGGACCGGCGACCTGTACGCCTCGGGCACCGTCTCCGGCCCCGAGCGGGGCCAGGTCGGCTCGTTCCTGGAGCTGACCTGGGGCGGTGCCGAACCGGTCCAGGTCGGCGGGGACACCCGTACCTTCCTGGCCGACGGTGACACCGTCACCCTGCGGGCCACCGCCCCCGGCCCGGACGGCACCACCGTCGCCCTCGGCGAGGTGACCGGGCAGATCCTGCCGGCCCGCTGAGGCTCTCCGCCCCCGCCCGTCCCCAGGGCAGCCGGCCCGCTCCGACCGGTCCGTCCACCGGGCAGCCGGCCCCGCTCCGCCGGCCGTCGCACCGGTTGTCCGATCGTCCGTGCCTCCCGCCGCGTTTGTCCTTCGGATTCCGTCGGCACACCCTGCGTCGCCCGCCTCCCGTCGGCGGCGTGGGGTGTGTCGGCGTGACACGTCCCAGCGGACAGGAGGTAGGAGCATGAACGATCTCGTCGGCGCGGTGTGGCGCACCAGTAGCCGCTCGAACGACCAGGGGCTCTGTGTGGAGGTGGCGGACAATCTCGTCCGTACCCGGGCAGTGGTCGGGGTACGCGACTCCAAGGACCCGTCGGGTCCGGCCCTGGTCATCGGCCCACCGGGTTGGGCGGCGTTCGTCGACGCCGTCCGGGAGGGGCTGTTCCGGCCCTGAGCGATGCGGTCACCGGTGCCCCGGACGGGGCACCGGTGACGGAAATTTCATCGTCCGACCTCCCGTCGGCCGCTCACTCCCCGTACGGTGGACGACACGGGAGGTGTCATGGCGACGGTTTCGGTCACCGATTTCATCGAGGCGCCGGCCGTCGACGTGTGGACACTCCTGACCGACCTGCCGGTCCGCGTCGACTGGCTCTGCACGGTCAGCGCCGTCGAGCTGCTCACCCCCGGGCAGTTCGGGCCGGGCACCGTCTGGCGGGAGACCCGCACCCGGCCGGACGGTGGCGACCAGCCGGAGGAGTTCGTCGTGCTGGCCGCCGAACCACCGCACCGACTGGAGCTCAGTTCCCCCGGCATCGGGGTGGACTACCGGATCAGCTGGACCCTGCGGACGGTCCAGCGCCGTCGCCGGGGCTGCACCGCCGTCACCGTCGAGCACCGGGCGGTGCCGACCGCCCCGTACGGCCGGATGCTGGCGCTGCTCTTCGGCGGCCTGGCCGCCCGGACGGTGGAGGGCGCGATCCGGCGGGACCTGACCGCGCTGGCCGCCACCATGCGCAGCACCGGCCGGGCCACCGCAGCCTGACCCGCCCCCGGCACTCCGCACCCCGGCAGCCGGCCCCCGCACCCGCGCCCCGAGCGCCCGGGGACCTGGCCGGGATCGGGTTGGCGCATCCGTTCGCGCGACGCGGCGTGACCTGACCGGTCCCGAAGGGGAAGGCCTGGGTAGGGTGCCGGGCGGAGGTGGGCATGGGATTCCCCAAGGGACGGCGACGACTAGTGGTCGCGGCCGCCACGCTGCTCACCCTCGCGGTGGTCGCCGGCATCGGTTACCGGGTGCTCGCCCCCGCCGAGGTAAGCACGCCCGCCCAGGGCGCGCCGCCGTCGGCCGGCACCCCGGCGATCGGGGTGGTGGGCCGGCTGCCTGTCGCGCCGCTTGTGGTCGCGGGACGGCTCCGGGTCTACGCCGCCGACCGGCAGCTCTATGCCGACCAGCCCGCCGACGGCCGGAACCGGGTCACCCCGTTCTGGTCGTACCGGCGCTGGCCCGCCTCGCTCGACGGGGTGCTGGCGGCCGGTACGACGGTGCTCAGCCACTGGTCGGACGGGAAGCTGGTGGCGCTGGACGCCCTCACCGGCCGGGTCGCCTGGCGGGCCGACGGGCCCGAGCCGGACGACACCCCGCCGGCCCGGCGCACCGGGGCGGCCACCGTCTGGGACCCGCGCGGGATCTCCGTCGCATCCACCCCGGCGGGCCGGACGGTGCTTGTGGTCTCCGGGGCGGGCAGTCTGCGCGGCCACGACCTCGCCGACGGGCGGGCGCTCTGGCGGGCCGACGGTGACCCGGACTGCCGTACCGACCTGGGCACCACCGCCGCCGGGCAGGTCGTCTCGGTCGACTCCTGCGCCGGGCCGACGGCTGTCGAGTTCCGGGACGTCGCCACCGGCACGGTCGCCACCCGCTGGCGACCGCCGGACGCCCCCGACCGGTTCGCCGTCACCCCGGTCGGCTGCCTCACCCCCCGCTCGCAGTGCCGGGGGCTGCGCACCGACGCCGGCTCCGGCGGCCGGGGTTGGCAGGTCGGCCCGGGTGCGCCGATGGCCGCCCCCGCGCTGGACGCGGCCGACAGCACCCTGGTCGGTGAGCTGGCCGTCGGTGACGACGGCGGGGTGCTCAAGGGGCGGGAGGCCCGCAGCGGCAAGGAACGCTGGCAGCGCGGTGACCTGGGCCCGGTCCAGATCCTCGCCACCGAGGCCGGCCGGCTCTACGTGCTTACCGAACGCCGCGAGCTGGTCACCCTGGACCCGGTCACCGGTGCCCAGCGGTCCCGGTTCCCGATGACCCCCGGCCGGGACGGCATCGGCTGGAAACCCGGCCGGGCGTACGCGGCAGGCGGCTACGTCGCGGTGGAGCGGCTGCGGGAGCGCGCCGACCCGGACGACGACGACCAGGCGTACTTCCTGATGGCCGAGCCGGTGGTGCTCGCCGCGACCTGAACCCGGCCCCGGCGAGCCCTGACCTGGTCCCGCCCGTCGGCGCCCGGCCCGCCGAGCCCTGGTCCCGCCCCCATCGAGCCCGTGACCGAACGGGCTCAGGACAGCGCGGCCTCTGCGGCGGCCAGGAAGGCGTCGTTCTCGGCCGGGGTGCCGATGGTGACCCGTACCCCGTCGCCGGGGAACGGCCGGACGATCACGCCGCGCGCCTCGCACGCCCGACCGAACTCCACGGCCCGCCCGCCCAGCGGCAGCCAGACGAAGTTGGCCTGGCTGGACGGCACGTCGGGGACGAGCTTGCGGAGCGCCTCGGTGACCCGGTCCCGTTCGGCGACGACAAGCGCGCAACGGCGCTCGACCTCGTCGGCCTGGGCCAGCGCGGCAAGCGCCCCCGCCTGGGCGGCGGTGCTCGTGGAGAACGGGGTGACCACCTTGCGTACCGCCGCGGCCACCTCCGGGGCACCGACCAGCCAGCCGATCCGCAGCCCGGCCAGCCCCCACGCCTTGGACAGGGTGCGCAGCACCACCACGTTGGGCCGGTCGAGGTAGGTCAGGCCGTCCGGCACCTGTGGGTCGGTGACGAACTCCCGGTACGCCTCGTCGATGACGACGAGCACGTCGTCGCCGACGGCGTCGAGGAACCGGTCCAGCTCCGGCTTGCGTACCGCCGTGCCGGTGGGGTTGTTGGGGTTGCAGACCAGCACCATCCGGGTCCGGTCGGTCACCGCCGCGGCCATCGCCGCCAGGTCGTGCCCGTGGCCGGCGTCGTTGGGCACCCGCACGCTGTTCGCCCCGCTGGTCGCCGCGATGATCGGGTACGCCTCGAACGAGCGCCACGAGTAGAGCAGCTCGTCGCCGGGCAGGCAGGTGGCCCGGACCAGGTGCTCGGCCAGCGCCACCGACCCGCAGCCGGTGGCGATCCGGTCGGGGTCCACGCCGTACCGCTCGGCGAGCGCGGTGCGCAGCGCCACCACGCCCATGTCCGGGTAGCGGTGCGAGCCGGTGACCGCCTCGGTGACCGCCTCGACCACCCCGGGCAGCGGTCCGTACGGGACCTCGTTGCTGGCCAGCTTGATCGCCTCGGCCAGGCCCAGCTCGCGGGCCAGGTCGGCCGGACTGCGCCCGGGTACGTAGTTGGGCAGCGCGTCCAGGTCGGCGCGGGTCAGCCGCAGCGACGGCTGGTGACGTCCGGTGTCGGTCATGGGGTGTCTCCCGGGGGCTCGGGGTCGGCGCGGTCGGTGGGGGTGTCGGGGCTGTCGGGTCGCGGCACCTGCACCACTACCGTCTGGGCCCGCTTGTCGTGCAGCGCCTGGCGCAGCGGGTGGTCGAAGAGCGCGGAGACCGCGTCGACGAACTGGAGCAGCAGGCCGAAGCCGCAGCAGAACCAGAGCAGGGTGGGCATGCCCATGGTGCTCCACCGGCGGGTGGCCCGGCCGAAGCCGAGCGGCTGGTCGGCGTCGACAGGCACCGCCCGGATGCGCAGCAGCCGCTTGCCCAGGGTCTGCCCGCCGGAGGCCATCGTCGGCACCTCGTAGGCGAACCAGAGCGCGGTCGCGATGACCAGGATGGCGATCTGGAGGCCGCCGGCCTGCTCGCCGATGGTGGGCAGGCCCTCCCGGGAGGAGTCGCCGGCCATCGCCCGGCGGACCGCCTCCCGCAGGTAGGGCGCGGTCTCCTCGAAGTACCGCCAGACGAACCAGCCGTTGACCACCGCGTTGAGCAGGAAGACGGCACCGAAGTCGATCAACCGGGCGACCAGCCGGGCGCCGTAACCGGCAAGCGGCACGCCGTGCGGGCGCGGCTCCGGGGGACGCCCCGGCCAGGTCGGGTACGGCCAACCGGGCGGCGGCCCGCCGGGCTGACCGACCCCGTCCACGCCCGGCTGCGCTGCCCCGGGTCGTCCCGCGACCGGCGGCTGCCCGGCCCAGGGCGGGCCGGAGGTCCCCGGTGGTGTGCCAGGTGCACCGGGGGCGGTCGGGGCCCACGGGGATGCCGAGGGTCGACCGGCCGTCGTCGGTCCGCCCGCGGCGGGGGACGTCGGGGCGGGCGGCTCTTCGACCGGCTCCGGTTCGGGCGGCGGCGGACCGTCCGGTGGGGTGGCGTCGACCGGGATCGGGGCACCGATCCAGCCCTCACCGTCCCACCACCGTCGGGTGGTCGGCTCGGCCGGGTCGACGTGCCACCCTGGTTGCACGCTCACGGTCTCGCCCTGCGCTGTCCGGTGCGGTCGCTCTGCTCGCTCACCCGGCAACCTTAACGACGATGGTGCCGGCGAACTTGTCGTGGAGGCACTGCTGCCACGGCTTGTCCCAGAGCTGCCACAGCCCGTCGAGGTAACTGAAGCCGGGAATGACCGCCCCGCCGACCTGGTGGACGGCCCACCGCTTGGCCGCCGCCTTCCGGGTCAGCGTGCCGGCCGGGTCGAGTGGCACCACCTGGAGCTTCATCGCCCGCTTGCCGATGGTCTGCCCGGTCCTGAACATCATCTCGACCTGGTAGAGGTAGCTCAGAACGAACATCACCAGGAAGATCACGGCCTCCAGCGCCAGCAGCGGCAGCAGGAAGGCGGTGAACGGGTCGGCGATGGGCTGGCCGTCGGACCCGGTGCTCAGGTCCGGCAGGACCAGCGTGAAGAAGACGATGAAGGCCGGCACGATGAAGACCAGGCTGGCCGCCCCGAGCACCAGCCCGTCGATGAGCACCGCGAGCAGCCGGTCGCCGAAGCCGGCCAGCGGCAGCCCGCGCGGCGAGAACCCCGGAAAGCCCGGCGGTGCCGTGCCGGGTGCCGGCGGTGGGTATCCGGGCAGGCCGGCGTACGGGCCGGGTGGCGTCGGGTAGGGGCCGGGCTGCGGATACCCGCCGGGTGGGGCGGGGTGGGGGCCGGGTTGCGGCGGCACGGCGTACCCCTGGGGGGTGGGGCCGGAGGGCGGGGCGAAGCCGCCGGCGGCGGGCGGAGGCCCACCGGCCGGCGGCGTCGGGTGTGTCGGAGGCTGCGTCACGCGGGACAGTGTTACAAATTGCCGCGCGCTTCCTGCTCCCGCTCGATGGCCTCGAACAGCGCCTTGAAGTTCCCCTTGCCGAAACCGAGCGAGCCGTGCCGCTCGATCAGCTCGAAGAAGACCGTCGGGCGGTCCTGCACCGGCTTGGTGAAGATCTGGAGCAGGTAGCCGTCCTCGTCCCGGTCGACCAGGATCTTGCGGGACTTCAGCTCCTCGATCGGCACCCGCACGTTGCCGATCCGGGCCCGCAGCTCCGGGTCGTCGTAGTACGAGTCGGGCGTGTCGAGGAACTCGACACCGGCCGCCCGCATCGCGTCGACGCTGGCCAGGATGTCGTTGGTGGCGACCGCGATGTGCTGCGCGCCGGGCCCCTGGTAGAACTCCAGGTACTCGTCGATCTGCGACTTCTTGCGGGCCACCGCAGGCTCGTTGAGCGGGAACTTCACCTTCCGGGTGCCGCTGGCGACGACCTTGCTCATCAGCGCCGAGTAGTCGGTGGCGATGTCGTCGCCGATGAACTCCGCCATGTTGGAGAAGCCCATCACCCGCTTGTAGAACTCCACCCACTCGTCCATCCGGCCGAGTTCGACGTTGCCGACCACGTGGTCGACGGCCTGGAAGAAGCGCTTCGGCTGGAGGCCGGCGGCGATCATCGGCTGCCGGTCGACGATCGGCCCCCGGGCCACGAAGCCGGGCAGGAAGGGGCCGGTGTAGCGGGACCTGTCGACCAGGCTGTGCCGGGTGTCGCCGTAGGCGGCGATGGTGGCGAGCCGGACGGTGCCGTACGTGTCGGTCACGTCGTGCGGCTCGACCAGGCCGGTCGCGCCCTGGGTCAGGGCGTGCGCGTACGCGGCGTCGACGTCCGGCACCTCCAGCGCGATGTCGTCGACCCCGTCGGAGTGCTTCGCGACGTGGTCGGCGCCGGTCGCGTCGGGGCGGACCGCGCCGGTCAGCACGAACCGGGCCGAACCGCTTGTCAGCACGTACTCGGCGTGGTCCCGGTAGCCCTGCTCCGGCCCCCGGTAGGCCACGCAGGTCATGCCGAACGCGGTGGAGTAGTAGTGCGCGGCCTGCTTGGCGTTGCCGACCAGGAAGTGCACGTGGTCGAGGCCCTTGACCGGGAACGGGTCACGGGTGATGTCGTGGTCGACTGCGCCGACGAGCGTGTCGACGTCGATGTCCTCGGTCGACTGGGGTCGGTCGATCGCCTGGGTCACGGTGGCCTCCCTCGGTTGCGGCCGGCTTCGTGGGCCGGTGGTCCGACAGCTCTTTGCCGGAAGCATCGCGGTGGCCGGGTCCACTGGGCAACCGTCACCTTTTTCCCTGGTCAGGTTGCGCAATCGGTAGGGTGTGCAGCCATGAACGCTGGTCATGGTGTACAGCTCGACGAGTTGGACGGCAGGCTGGTCCAACTCCTCGCCGACGAACCCCGGATCGGGGTGCTGGAGTGCTCCCGCCGGCTCGGGGTGGCCCGGGGCACCGTCCAGGCCCGGCTCGACAAGCTGGTCGACCGGGGGGTGATCGGCGGGTTCGGGCCGGAGATCCGCCCGGCGG harbors:
- the hppD gene encoding 4-hydroxyphenylpyruvate dioxygenase, which translates into the protein MTQAIDRPQSTEDIDVDTLVGAVDHDITRDPFPVKGLDHVHFLVGNAKQAAHYYSTAFGMTCVAYRGPEQGYRDHAEYVLTSGSARFVLTGAVRPDATGADHVAKHSDGVDDIALEVPDVDAAYAHALTQGATGLVEPHDVTDTYGTVRLATIAAYGDTRHSLVDRSRYTGPFLPGFVARGPIVDRQPMIAAGLQPKRFFQAVDHVVGNVELGRMDEWVEFYKRVMGFSNMAEFIGDDIATDYSALMSKVVASGTRKVKFPLNEPAVARKKSQIDEYLEFYQGPGAQHIAVATNDILASVDAMRAAGVEFLDTPDSYYDDPELRARIGNVRVPIEELKSRKILVDRDEDGYLLQIFTKPVQDRPTVFFELIERHGSLGFGKGNFKALFEAIEREQEARGNL
- a CDS encoding SRPBCC family protein, which codes for MATVSVTDFIEAPAVDVWTLLTDLPVRVDWLCTVSAVELLTPGQFGPGTVWRETRTRPDGGDQPEEFVVLAAEPPHRLELSSPGIGVDYRISWTLRTVQRRRRGCTAVTVEHRAVPTAPYGRMLALLFGGLAARTVEGAIRRDLTALAATMRSTGRATAA
- the hisC gene encoding histidinol-phosphate transaminase → MTDTGRHQPSLRLTRADLDALPNYVPGRSPADLARELGLAEAIKLASNEVPYGPLPGVVEAVTEAVTGSHRYPDMGVVALRTALAERYGVDPDRIATGCGSVALAEHLVRATCLPGDELLYSWRSFEAYPIIAATSGANSVRVPNDAGHGHDLAAMAAAVTDRTRMVLVCNPNNPTGTAVRKPELDRFLDAVGDDVLVVIDEAYREFVTDPQVPDGLTYLDRPNVVVLRTLSKAWGLAGLRIGWLVGAPEVAAAVRKVVTPFSTSTAAQAGALAALAQADEVERRCALVVAERDRVTEALRKLVPDVPSSQANFVWLPLGGRAVEFGRACEARGVIVRPFPGDGVRVTIGTPAENDAFLAAAEAALS
- a CDS encoding DUF397 domain-containing protein, with translation MNDLVGAVWRTSSRSNDQGLCVEVADNLVRTRAVVGVRDSKDPSGPALVIGPPGWAAFVDAVREGLFRP
- a CDS encoding RDD family protein, with amino-acid sequence MTQPPTHPTPPAGGPPPAAGGFAPPSGPTPQGYAVPPQPGPHPAPPGGYPQPGPYPTPPGPYAGLPGYPPPAPGTAPPGFPGFSPRGLPLAGFGDRLLAVLIDGLVLGAASLVFIVPAFIVFFTLVLPDLSTGSDGQPIADPFTAFLLPLLALEAVIFLVMFVLSYLYQVEMMFRTGQTIGKRAMKLQVVPLDPAGTLTRKAAAKRWAVHQVGGAVIPGFSYLDGLWQLWDKPWQQCLHDKFAGTIVVKVAG
- a CDS encoding outer membrane protein assembly factor BamB family protein, with product MGFPKGRRRLVVAAATLLTLAVVAGIGYRVLAPAEVSTPAQGAPPSAGTPAIGVVGRLPVAPLVVAGRLRVYAADRQLYADQPADGRNRVTPFWSYRRWPASLDGVLAAGTTVLSHWSDGKLVALDALTGRVAWRADGPEPDDTPPARRTGAATVWDPRGISVASTPAGRTVLVVSGAGSLRGHDLADGRALWRADGDPDCRTDLGTTAAGQVVSVDSCAGPTAVEFRDVATGTVATRWRPPDAPDRFAVTPVGCLTPRSQCRGLRTDAGSGGRGWQVGPGAPMAAPALDAADSTLVGELAVGDDGGVLKGREARSGKERWQRGDLGPVQILATEAGRLYVLTERRELVTLDPVTGAQRSRFPMTPGRDGIGWKPGRAYAAGGYVAVERLRERADPDDDDQAYFLMAEPVVLAAT
- a CDS encoding RDD family protein, which gives rise to MSVQPGWHVDPAEPTTRRWWDGEGWIGAPIPVDATPPDGPPPPEPEPVEEPPAPTSPAAGGPTTAGRPSASPWAPTAPGAPGTPPGTSGPPWAGQPPVAGRPGAAQPGVDGVGQPGGPPPGWPYPTWPGRPPEPRPHGVPLAGYGARLVARLIDFGAVFLLNAVVNGWFVWRYFEETAPYLREAVRRAMAGDSSREGLPTIGEQAGGLQIAILVIATALWFAYEVPTMASGGQTLGKRLLRIRAVPVDADQPLGFGRATRRWSTMGMPTLLWFCCGFGLLLQFVDAVSALFDHPLRQALHDKRAQTVVVQVPRPDSPDTPTDRADPEPPGDTP